In one window of Zhihengliuella sp. ISTPL4 DNA:
- a CDS encoding RraA family protein has translation MSADLIRPDFALPVRGGAYQRPSRDVVDSFDAISSATACAKLHGLGIRRSYIDGPEPLSLGQRVVGSALTLQFMPQREDMASGDGQEYAERHTALWHVLEAVQPGDVLVIQAYGSRFSGCIGDILARYFARKGGAGIVVDGRIRDAGRIRELGIPVWSTGTTPHYASQSELVPWAYDVPVAVGGALCMPGDLVVADDDGPVVVPQAMAPQVVDDARDHEEWEVFSRRRLDEGARLSDYYPLTPDSREEYEAWRSVQSSVR, from the coding sequence ATGAGCGCCGATCTGATCCGACCCGACTTCGCCCTGCCCGTGCGGGGTGGGGCCTACCAGCGGCCCTCGCGCGACGTGGTCGACTCCTTCGACGCGATCTCCTCCGCCACCGCGTGCGCCAAGCTCCACGGACTCGGGATCCGCCGCAGCTACATCGACGGACCGGAGCCGCTGAGCCTCGGCCAGCGCGTCGTCGGCTCGGCGCTGACCCTGCAGTTCATGCCGCAGCGCGAGGACATGGCCTCGGGCGACGGCCAGGAGTACGCCGAGCGGCACACCGCCCTGTGGCACGTGCTCGAGGCCGTGCAACCCGGCGACGTGCTGGTGATCCAGGCGTACGGCAGCCGCTTCTCCGGGTGCATCGGCGACATCCTCGCGCGCTACTTCGCGCGCAAGGGCGGGGCCGGGATCGTGGTGGACGGCCGCATCCGCGACGCCGGCCGCATCCGCGAGCTCGGGATCCCGGTGTGGTCGACGGGCACGACCCCGCACTACGCCTCGCAGTCGGAGCTGGTGCCGTGGGCGTACGACGTGCCCGTCGCGGTGGGCGGGGCCCTGTGCATGCCGGGCGACCTCGTGGTCGCGGACGACGACGGCCCTGTCGTGGTGCCACAGGCCATGGCGCCGCAGGTCGTGGACGACGCGCGCGATCATGAGGAGTGGGAGGTGTTCAGCCGCCGCCGTCTCGACGAGGGCGCACGCCTGAGCGACTACTACCCGTTGACCCCCGACAGCCGCGAGGAGTACGAGGCATGGCGTTCCGTCCAGAGCTCCGTCCGCTGA
- a CDS encoding carbohydrate ABC transporter permease: MKQTRNRPALAVSAIRWIVLGVVAITMLIPMYTMLINAFKPQADIIENPLLITPQMFTFDYLWAAITSSKFNVIAAYGITLLFVVLVNLCCIALAAPVAYVIARGRSKWHLGLLLLFVSGLFIPGQVTLIPVVFVLRVLGLINTIPGFILFETAATLPVTIFLFTAYLRSVPRDIDEAASLDGAGPIRAFWACIFPIMKPVVATVVVLNSIGVWNDFVSPQIILGPSSGIYTVTTGVYAAVGQFSTDYTQVFPTLLLAVLPAMVFFIVMQRHIIGGLVAGATKG; the protein is encoded by the coding sequence ATGAAGCAGACCCGCAACCGCCCGGCCCTCGCCGTCAGCGCGATCCGGTGGATCGTCCTCGGCGTCGTCGCGATCACGATGCTGATCCCGATGTACACGATGCTGATCAACGCCTTCAAGCCGCAGGCCGACATCATCGAGAACCCGCTGCTGATCACTCCGCAGATGTTCACGTTCGACTACCTGTGGGCCGCGATCACGAGCAGCAAGTTCAACGTGATCGCCGCGTACGGCATCACGCTGCTGTTCGTCGTGCTCGTGAACCTGTGCTGCATCGCCCTCGCGGCGCCCGTCGCCTACGTCATCGCCCGCGGGCGGTCGAAGTGGCACCTCGGACTGCTGCTGCTCTTCGTCTCCGGGCTCTTCATCCCCGGCCAGGTCACGCTGATCCCCGTCGTCTTCGTGCTGCGGGTGCTCGGGCTCATCAACACGATCCCCGGGTTCATCCTGTTCGAGACCGCGGCGACCCTGCCGGTGACGATCTTCCTGTTCACGGCCTACCTCCGCAGTGTGCCGCGCGACATCGACGAGGCGGCGTCGCTGGACGGCGCCGGTCCCATCCGTGCGTTCTGGGCGTGCATCTTCCCGATCATGAAGCCCGTCGTCGCGACCGTCGTGGTGCTCAACTCGATCGGGGTGTGGAACGACTTCGTGAGTCCGCAGATCATCCTCGGTCCGAGTTCCGGGATCTACACGGTGACCACGGGCGTCTACGCGGCGGTCGGACAGTTCTCGACCGACTACACGCAGGTGTTCCCGACCCTCCTGCTGGCCGTGCTGCCTGCGATGGTGTTCTTCATCGTGATGCAGCGCCACATCATCGGCGGCCTCGTCGCCGGAGCGACGAAGGGATGA